One part of the Dyadobacter sp. 676 genome encodes these proteins:
- a CDS encoding PadR family transcriptional regulator: protein MKRTFLGEFEEIVLLVVAGCTEEAYGVTIWERVQEYTGRSVSLSAVHATLYRLEEKGFLTSEMGGATAERGGRRKRFFTITNYGNRALQEINEIRRQLWQAIPAEKLQPRLSFS, encoded by the coding sequence GAACTTTTCTCGGGGAATTTGAAGAGATCGTCCTGCTGGTAGTTGCGGGCTGTACCGAAGAAGCCTACGGCGTTACGATCTGGGAACGTGTGCAGGAGTACACGGGCCGCTCGGTTTCGCTGAGCGCCGTACATGCCACCTTGTACCGATTGGAGGAAAAGGGGTTTCTGACCTCGGAGATGGGCGGCGCTACGGCCGAGCGTGGCGGCCGCCGGAAACGTTTTTTTACGATTACCAACTATGGCAACCGTGCATTGCAGGAGATCAACGAGATCCGCCGGCAACTCTGGCAGGCCATTCCGGCCGAAAAGCTGCAACCCCGGCTCAGCTTTTCATAA
- a CDS encoding ABC transporter permease translates to MSGPRPPRWAAYLLEKFVNPRFLEDIQGNLEELFARRVHEAGATRARCEYALAAIRHLTPYFLKRTPDPYHSSLNTGMLKNHFISAWRHFRKNIQFTLLNVVGLSTGLVCALLIYLWVTDELAFDKFHEKDSRLYQLMIHEKGGDRLVTSEGTGGILKEFLPADMPEVEMVVCTTPAAWFQKFSLSRENTTVGASGNFVGPDYFRAFSFPLVRGSAQSALADKNSVVISEQMARRLFGSPQQAMNRLVEWKWQAFSRKCQVTGVFRDLPANSSEQADLLIPLSAWDEILPQSNMPNTASGPFHNYVVLRPDADVHLLEQKLAGYAKKRFNDANSTLFLRKYSDGYLHGKYENGARSGGRIEYVRLFSAIAAFILLIACINFMNLSTAKASVRVREVGVKKALGASRLTLICQFLGESILMSFITLVIALGIVWLLLPRFNLITGKQLTLQPDTQLVAALLAMMLVTGLLAGSYPALYLSRFNPALTLKGKLMHVVGDLWVRKGLVVFQFAVSVIFIISVVVVYKQIDYVQSKNPGYERANIVYFEMEGRAAAQRDAFLERLRTLPGVANASSIQQKIILPAFLPATGVRWDGKNQKDEIRFYQMPVNYGLTETLGIRMIAGRSFSKDFGSDTASVVLNETAIRRMGITDPVGKQIMIGGRARNIVGVARDFHFNSFHEEIKPFIFRLSPDETMLATVKIRPGEVPATLAKIRAFYRDFNPGYAFDYQFLDYDYQVQYASEQLVAQLARYFAALAILISCLGLFGLAAFTAERRRKEIGVRKVLGATTGSVVAMLSREFLMLVSVAIAIACPLAWWLTERWLGQFAYHIQTGAGIFAGAALAMTVITLATISFQSVRAALANPTQSLKSE, encoded by the coding sequence ATGTCCGGTCCCCGCCCGCCACGCTGGGCAGCTTACCTGCTCGAAAAGTTTGTGAACCCGCGCTTTCTGGAAGACATCCAGGGAAACCTGGAAGAGCTCTTCGCGCGCCGCGTGCATGAGGCAGGCGCCACACGGGCACGATGCGAATATGCCCTTGCGGCGATCAGGCACCTGACTCCCTATTTTTTAAAAAGAACTCCTGACCCTTACCATTCCAGTCTCAACACCGGTATGCTGAAAAACCATTTTATATCCGCCTGGCGCCATTTCAGGAAAAACATACAGTTTACATTATTGAATGTCGTAGGACTGTCAACAGGATTGGTGTGTGCTTTGCTCATTTACCTCTGGGTGACCGACGAGCTGGCTTTCGACAAATTTCACGAAAAGGATTCGCGCCTTTATCAGTTAATGATCCATGAAAAAGGCGGCGACCGACTGGTAACATCCGAAGGTACAGGGGGAATTCTGAAAGAGTTCCTCCCGGCGGACATGCCCGAAGTGGAAATGGTGGTATGCACGACACCCGCTGCCTGGTTTCAGAAATTCAGTCTTTCACGGGAGAACACGACGGTCGGGGCGTCGGGGAATTTCGTCGGTCCGGATTATTTCCGGGCATTCTCATTCCCGTTGGTCCGGGGCAGCGCGCAATCCGCTCTGGCCGACAAAAATTCCGTTGTCATTTCGGAACAAATGGCCCGCCGCTTGTTCGGGTCGCCGCAGCAGGCCATGAACCGGCTCGTCGAATGGAAATGGCAGGCATTTTCCCGCAAATGTCAGGTAACCGGGGTGTTCCGCGACCTCCCCGCGAACTCGTCCGAGCAAGCCGACCTGCTGATACCGTTGAGTGCCTGGGACGAGATACTGCCGCAAAGCAATATGCCTAACACCGCCAGCGGGCCGTTTCATAACTATGTCGTTCTAAGACCGGACGCCGACGTGCATTTACTCGAACAAAAACTTGCCGGATACGCTAAAAAACGTTTCAACGATGCCAATTCGACATTGTTCCTGCGGAAATATTCCGACGGTTATCTGCACGGGAAGTACGAAAATGGCGCCCGGTCGGGCGGACGAATCGAATATGTCCGGCTTTTCAGTGCCATTGCCGCGTTTATCCTGCTGATCGCCTGTATTAATTTTATGAACCTGTCGACGGCGAAGGCATCGGTGAGGGTCAGGGAAGTGGGCGTCAAGAAAGCACTGGGAGCGAGCCGGCTAACGCTGATCTGCCAGTTCCTCGGCGAGTCGATCCTGATGAGCTTTATCACGCTGGTAATCGCGCTGGGCATCGTGTGGCTGTTGCTGCCGCGGTTTAACCTGATCACCGGCAAGCAACTCACCTTGCAGCCCGACACACAGCTCGTAGCCGCATTACTCGCTATGATGCTGGTCACCGGCCTGCTGGCGGGTAGTTATCCCGCACTGTACCTTTCCCGATTCAACCCGGCGCTTACTTTGAAAGGCAAACTAATGCATGTCGTAGGGGATTTATGGGTAAGAAAAGGACTTGTAGTGTTTCAGTTTGCGGTTTCGGTGATTTTCATCATTTCGGTGGTCGTTGTTTACAAGCAGATCGACTACGTGCAATCGAAAAATCCGGGCTACGAAAGGGCCAATATCGTGTATTTCGAAATGGAGGGACGCGCGGCGGCGCAACGCGATGCGTTCCTGGAACGGCTCAGAACACTGCCGGGCGTCGCGAATGCGTCGAGTATCCAGCAAAAAATCATATTACCCGCATTCCTGCCCGCAACGGGCGTGCGCTGGGACGGTAAAAACCAAAAAGACGAAATCCGGTTTTATCAAATGCCCGTCAACTACGGCCTTACCGAGACGCTTGGCATCCGGATGATTGCCGGCCGGAGTTTTTCGAAAGATTTCGGGTCCGATACGGCGTCCGTGGTGCTGAACGAAACGGCCATCCGCCGGATGGGTATTACCGATCCCGTCGGAAAGCAGATCATGATTGGCGGACGTGCGCGGAACATCGTCGGCGTAGCCCGGGACTTTCATTTCAATTCCTTTCATGAGGAAATCAAGCCATTCATTTTCAGGCTTTCACCTGACGAAACCATGCTGGCTACGGTTAAAATCCGACCCGGCGAAGTACCTGCCACGCTCGCGAAGATCCGGGCGTTTTACAGGGATTTTAACCCCGGTTATGCATTCGACTACCAGTTCCTGGACTACGACTATCAGGTCCAATACGCGTCGGAACAGCTTGTAGCGCAGCTTGCCCGTTATTTCGCGGCGCTGGCGATCCTGATATCCTGCCTCGGGCTGTTCGGCCTGGCCGCATTCACCGCCGAGCGACGTCGTAAAGAAATCGGTGTACGGAAAGTGCTGGGCGCTACCACGGGCAGCGTTGTAGCCATGCTCTCACGTGAGTTTTTAATGCTGGTTTCGGTTGCGATCGCCATAGCCTGTCCGCTGGCGTGGTGGCTCACAGAGCGATGGCTCGGTCAGTTTGCGTACCACATACAAACCGGTGCGGGCATTTTTGCGGGTGCCGCTCTTGCCATGACCGTCATTACCCTGGCCACGATCAGCTTCCAGTCTGTCCGCGCCGCGTTAGCCAACCCGACACAGTCTTTAAAATCGGAATAA